In the Halorubrum ruber genome, AAGGATCCGCGCTTCGCGCAGGCCGTCATCGAGGAGTCGACGGAGCTCCTCATGGAGGCGCCCTTCCTCCTCACCGCGACGCGCTTCGGCCATATCGGCGTTAACGCCGGCATCGACCGGTCGAACGTTCCCGACGGCGACCTGCTGCTGCTCCCCGAGCGCCCCTCCGAGAGCGCGGCGCGGATCCGCGAGGGGCTCGCGGCCGACCGCGTCGTCGTCAGCGACACCTGCGGGCGCCCGTTCCGCCACGGCCAGCGCGGCGTCGCGATCGGCTGGGCCGGAACCCCCGCCAGTCGCGACTGGCGCGGCGAGACGGACCGCGACGGCCGCGAGATGGGCGTCACCGTCCAGAACGTGATCGACGAGCTGGCCGCGGCCGCCAACCTCGTCGCGGGCGAGGGCGACGGCGGAACCCCCGTCGTCGTCGTCCGCGACTGGGAGTTCGGCGACCACGACGGCTCGGACAACCACTTCCGCGAGGTCGAGGGCGACTTCGTCCGGCAGGCCCTGCGGGAGTGGACCTTCGACGAATAACCATGCTCGGTATCGAACTCACCCCCGAACACGAGTTGTCCCGCCTCGTCGACCTCGGCGTCCGCGCCGAGGACGCCGGCTACGACGCCGTCTACTCGACGTGTCACTACAACAACCGCGACCCGTGGGCGTTCCTCTCGCGGCTCGCGGCCGCCACGGACTCCGTCCGGCTCGGCCCGGGCGTCGCGAACCCCTACGAGACGCACCCGGTGACGCTCGCCTCGAAGGTCGCCACCCTCGACGAGGCGTCCGGGGGCCGGGCCGTCTTCGGCCTCGGCCCCGGCGACCCCTCGACGCTGGCGAACCTCGGGCTCGAAGACGAGCGCGGGCTCCGCCCCGTGCTGGAGGCGTTCAAGACCGCCCAGAAGCTGTGGGCCGGCGAGCGCGTCGACCACCAGGGGACCTTCGACGCGACCGACGCCGGGCTCAACTACGAGCCGCCGCAGGGGGCTGATATTCCGGTCCACGTCGGCGGCGAGGGGCCGCACATGTGCCGGATGGCCGCGAAGCACGCCGACGGGCTGCTGTACAACGGCTCGCACCCGAAGGACCTCGTGTGGGCCCGCGAGCAGGTCGACGACGGCCTCGCGGACAGGCCCGACCACCGCGGCGAGTTCGACCTGATCGCGTACGCCGCCGTCTCTATCGCCGAGGACGAGACCGCCGCCCGCGAGGCCGCCCGCCCGCCGGTCGCGTTCATCACCGCGGGCGCCGCGCCGCCCGTCCTGAAGCGCCACGGGATCGACCCGGACGCGGCGACGGAAATCGGCGACCGCGTCTCGGCCGGCGAGTTCTCCGCCGCCTTCGAGCGCGTGACCCCGGAGATGATAGACGCGTTCTGTATGGCGGGCACCCCCGAGACCGTCCGCGAACGCGCCGCCGCGGTCGCCGAGCACGCCGACGGGCTCGTCGTCGGCTCGCCGCTCGGCCCGGACTTGGAGAACGCCGTCGACCTCGCCGCCGACGCGGTCGACGGGCTCTTTTAACACCTCCCGCACCGCGGCGGATTCTCACCCCGTGACAATCGAGAATCGGTCCTGATAACCCCGGCGGGAGGTTCATATGGCGTTCTCATCGAGGTCCGAACATGTCCACGACACGACAGCGCCGCCCGGGGATACGCGGGCGGTACGAGGCTATTCTGTGGCGGACGATGGACGCCCTCGGCGTCACGGAGTCGA is a window encoding:
- a CDS encoding coenzyme F420-0:L-glutamate ligase, producing MELFAVPDLPEIREGDDLAAMIDERVDLREDDVVVVASTVVSKAEGRVFDLDDFPASERAEAVADRLAEISGEQKDPRFAQAVIEESTELLMEAPFLLTATRFGHIGVNAGIDRSNVPDGDLLLLPERPSESAARIREGLAADRVVVSDTCGRPFRHGQRGVAIGWAGTPASRDWRGETDRDGREMGVTVQNVIDELAAAANLVAGEGDGGTPVVVVRDWEFGDHDGSDNHFREVEGDFVRQALREWTFDE
- a CDS encoding 5,10-methylenetetrahydromethanopterin reductase; amino-acid sequence: MLGIELTPEHELSRLVDLGVRAEDAGYDAVYSTCHYNNRDPWAFLSRLAAATDSVRLGPGVANPYETHPVTLASKVATLDEASGGRAVFGLGPGDPSTLANLGLEDERGLRPVLEAFKTAQKLWAGERVDHQGTFDATDAGLNYEPPQGADIPVHVGGEGPHMCRMAAKHADGLLYNGSHPKDLVWAREQVDDGLADRPDHRGEFDLIAYAAVSIAEDETAAREAARPPVAFITAGAAPPVLKRHGIDPDAATEIGDRVSAGEFSAAFERVTPEMIDAFCMAGTPETVRERAAAVAEHADGLVVGSPLGPDLENAVDLAADAVDGLF